In Flammeovirgaceae bacterium 311, one DNA window encodes the following:
- a CDS encoding NGG1p interacting factor 3 protein, NIF3 (COG0327 Uncharacterized conserved protein), whose amino-acid sequence MTTINDIIKELEQWAHPSLQESYDNAGLLTDSGQTACSGVLITLDCTEAVIDEAIERGCNMVVAHHPIVFKGLKRLSGRNYVERTIIKAIKLGVAIYAIHTNLDNVITGVNKKIADRLGLQNLSILDPRREVLQSLTFFVPKDNTQEVLNALYSAGAGQVGNYDHCSFRSEGTGTFRPNEAANPTIGQQGEEEEVGENRVEVIFPAYLAPKVLQAMRQAHPYEEVAYFMHRLENTHQEYGSGMLGDLPQPLQPLEFLKLVKEKMEAECVRYTALPDKPVARIALCGGAGSFLLHKAIAAGADVFISADFKYHEFFDADERIIIADIGHYESESFTKELIYERLTQKFSNFALYQSAIRTNPISYL is encoded by the coding sequence ATGACAACCATCAACGATATCATTAAGGAGCTGGAGCAGTGGGCGCATCCCTCCCTGCAGGAGAGTTACGATAATGCAGGACTATTGACTGACAGCGGGCAAACGGCCTGCAGTGGTGTGCTGATTACCCTCGATTGTACAGAAGCTGTTATAGACGAAGCTATTGAGCGGGGCTGTAACATGGTGGTGGCGCACCACCCGATCGTTTTTAAAGGACTGAAGCGCCTTAGCGGTCGTAATTATGTGGAACGTACAATTATCAAGGCCATTAAACTGGGTGTAGCCATTTATGCCATACACACCAACCTCGATAACGTAATAACAGGTGTTAATAAAAAAATTGCAGATCGGCTGGGGCTTCAAAACCTAAGCATTCTGGATCCCCGGAGGGAGGTTTTACAGTCGCTTACCTTTTTTGTACCAAAGGATAATACCCAGGAGGTGCTTAATGCCCTCTATAGCGCAGGTGCTGGGCAGGTAGGCAATTACGACCACTGCAGTTTTCGCTCTGAAGGAACGGGTACCTTCAGACCAAACGAAGCCGCCAACCCCACCATTGGCCAGCAGGGTGAAGAAGAGGAGGTAGGAGAGAACCGGGTGGAAGTAATTTTCCCTGCATACCTGGCACCTAAGGTGTTGCAGGCCATGCGGCAGGCGCATCCTTACGAAGAAGTAGCCTACTTTATGCACCGCCTGGAAAACACCCACCAGGAATATGGCTCAGGAATGCTGGGCGATTTGCCCCAGCCCCTGCAGCCCCTGGAATTTTTAAAGCTGGTGAAAGAAAAAATGGAAGCCGAATGTGTGCGTTATACGGCATTGCCCGATAAACCGGTAGCGCGTATTGCCCTCTGTGGCGGGGCAGGTAGCTTTCTGTTACACAAGGCCATAGCGGCTGGCGCCGACGTATTTATCAGCGCTGATTTCAAGTATCATGAATTTTTTGATGCCGATGAACGTATTATTATAGCGGATATAGGTCATTATGAAAGTGAAAGCTTCACAAAAGAGCTAATTTATGAAAGATTAACCCAAAAATTTTCTAATTTTGCGCTTTATCAGAGTGCTATCCGCACAAATCCGATAAGTTACCTGTAA
- a CDS encoding hypothetical protein (COG1579 Zn-ribbon protein, possibly nucleic acid-binding), translating into MENTTAQKLTALLELQAIDSALDDIKKIRGALPEEVSDLEDEIAQYETRISKFEGELKDIEEGIEQNRAAMKEAEKLIKKYEEQQMNVRNNREYDAITKEIELQNLEIQVGEKRIREAYTRIERKQEEIDGVKARVEERRKDLESKKKELQQITGESEEDEKKLLKERDDAAKLIEERLLRGYDRVRNNARNGLAVVTVKRDACGGCFNIVPPQRRSDIRERKKIIVCEHCGRILADVEDESEEAKMNRTRVRRTMA; encoded by the coding sequence ATGGAAAATACCACGGCACAAAAACTAACGGCTCTGCTGGAACTGCAGGCCATCGATTCAGCACTGGACGATATCAAGAAAATTCGCGGAGCGCTGCCCGAAGAAGTAAGCGATCTGGAAGATGAGATTGCGCAGTACGAAACGCGTATCTCCAAATTTGAAGGTGAGCTGAAAGATATTGAAGAAGGCATTGAGCAGAACCGCGCTGCCATGAAAGAGGCGGAAAAGCTCATTAAAAAGTACGAAGAGCAGCAGATGAACGTACGCAACAACCGTGAGTACGATGCCATCACCAAAGAAATTGAGCTGCAAAATCTTGAGATACAAGTGGGCGAGAAGCGCATTCGTGAAGCCTACACCCGCATTGAGCGCAAGCAGGAAGAAATAGACGGCGTAAAAGCACGTGTTGAAGAGCGCCGTAAGGATCTGGAAAGTAAGAAAAAAGAGCTTCAGCAAATTACCGGCGAAAGCGAGGAAGACGAGAAAAAACTGCTGAAGGAACGTGACGATGCAGCAAAACTAATTGAAGAACGACTTTTACGTGGCTACGATCGCGTACGCAACAATGCCCGCAATGGCCTTGCTGTAGTAACCGTAAAACGCGATGCCTGTGGAGGCTGCTTCAATATTGTACCACCACAGCGCCGTTCAGATATCCGTGAGCGTAAAAAAATTATTGTGTGCGAACATTGTGGCCGTATTCTGGCCGATGTGGAAGATGAGTCCGAAGAAGCAAAAATGAATCGTACAAGGGTTCGTCGCACCATGGCTTAA
- a CDS encoding arsenate reductase (COG1393 Arsenate reductase and related proteins, glutaredoxin family) gives MEFNKRQVLILYKPEHKKDKNTYDLAIQLSEHIRGIDVLKDKITETQLIEILNKLERSPKDIVDKGSDSYIKNYDGVELTDDDWLKALIANPEMMLTPIVFYGDRGMIVDTPSRVLDLDPTHGFNDLKT, from the coding sequence ATGGAATTTAATAAACGTCAGGTACTCATACTTTATAAACCTGAACATAAAAAAGATAAAAACACCTACGACCTGGCCATTCAGCTGTCGGAGCACATCAGGGGCATTGATGTACTCAAGGATAAAATTACCGAAACACAGCTTATCGAAATCTTGAATAAGCTGGAGCGGAGCCCTAAGGATATCGTGGATAAAGGCTCTGATTCCTACATTAAAAATTATGATGGGGTGGAGCTAACGGATGATGACTGGCTTAAGGCCCTGATCGCAAATCCTGAGATGATGTTAACTCCCATTGTTTTTTACGGAGACAGGGGAATGATTGTAGATACCCCCAGCCGTGTGCTGGACCTGGACCCCACCCATGGTTTTAATGATTTAAAAACCTAA
- a CDS encoding phosphoglycerate mutase (COG0406 Fructose-2,6-bisphosphatase): MKQKKIYLIRHGQTDYNKNGMVQGSGIDTPLNEEGYRQAELFWHAYKDYPFDVVYTSALQRTQQSVQKFLDAGFPHVVFEGLNEINWGHKEGKPFTREEHDHYLQVVKAWQQGELHVLIEGGESPLDVQHRQEVVLKYLLEEEEGETILICMHGRAMRILLCYMLHYPLQNMDHFEHDNLGLYELTWTGSMFIVDRYNDRRHLLEPV, encoded by the coding sequence TTGAAACAAAAAAAGATTTACCTCATCCGCCACGGGCAGACAGATTACAATAAAAACGGTATGGTACAGGGAAGTGGTATTGATACCCCCCTGAATGAAGAAGGCTACCGACAGGCCGAACTTTTCTGGCATGCTTATAAAGACTATCCTTTTGATGTAGTGTATACCTCTGCCCTGCAGCGTACCCAGCAAAGCGTTCAGAAGTTTTTAGACGCTGGTTTTCCGCATGTGGTGTTCGAGGGCCTCAACGAAATAAACTGGGGCCATAAGGAAGGCAAGCCCTTTACCCGGGAAGAACATGACCATTATCTGCAGGTAGTAAAAGCCTGGCAACAGGGCGAGCTGCACGTACTGATAGAAGGTGGCGAAAGCCCTTTGGATGTGCAGCACAGGCAGGAGGTGGTACTAAAATATTTACTGGAGGAAGAAGAGGGAGAAACAATCCTGATTTGCATGCACGGGCGGGCTATGCGCATTTTGCTCTGCTACATGCTGCATTACCCCCTTCAGAACATGGATCATTTTGAGCACGATAACCTGGGCCTTTACGAGCTTACCTGGACTGGCAGCATGTTTATAGTAGATCGTTATAACGACCGCCGGCATCTGTTAGAGCCTGTCTAA
- a CDS encoding hypothetical protein (COG2050 Uncharacterized protein, possibly involved in aromatic compounds catabolism) translates to MSRNTMMEHLGIEYTEVGPDFISARMPVDNRTHQPFGLLHGGASVALAETLGSVAAYLCLDAEKQYPVGLDINANHIKAVRSGWVYGTTKPLHIGGKTHVWEIRITTEEGALVCISRITMAVLDRA, encoded by the coding sequence ATGAGCCGCAATACCATGATGGAGCACCTGGGGATTGAGTATACTGAGGTAGGGCCGGATTTTATTTCGGCCCGTATGCCCGTTGACAACCGCACCCATCAGCCCTTTGGCCTGCTCCATGGAGGAGCCTCTGTAGCGCTGGCCGAAACCCTGGGCAGTGTGGCAGCTTATTTATGCCTGGATGCGGAGAAACAGTATCCGGTTGGACTTGATATAAACGCTAATCATATCAAGGCCGTACGCAGTGGCTGGGTGTATGGCACTACAAAGCCCCTGCACATTGGCGGCAAAACGCATGTGTGGGAAATACGTATCACCACAGAAGAAGGAGCCCTGGTTTGCATAAGCCGCATTACCATGGCTGTGTTGGATCGTGCATGA
- a CDS encoding chorismate-binding protein (COG0147 Anthranilate/para-aminobenzoate synthases component I), producing the protein MKESSLHTELLAPLQELTVPEQFEALLKTALAEGFPVAAWRLPGEIYPSLLVDLSGNTRLVDPDFEQLPAGFLAAPYQTDLTAPDAAENLQCHFLEAGLLWIGADEKFVLAEQLSEEQKQNAGQLLEKALDHTKVNHPYPAAEVRLTETSREHYVKLVQDSVTAIHRGDFQKNVCARTKLVSLPDGFRLEKFFSLLSTSYPNAFVSVVAAPQIGTWVGATPEVLISVDKHQRFKTVALAGTQPKQPGMSPADAVWRQKEIEEQAMVSRYIINCLKKIRVREFEEIGPRTIVAANLLHLRTDFTIDMQEVNYPNLPTIMLQLLHPTSAVCGLPKEPAAAFLEQHEGLDRSFFAGFLGPVNLQHETHLFVNLRCMQLLERHALLYAGAGITADSVPEREWQETEHKCFTLLEVLHQA; encoded by the coding sequence ATGAAAGAATCGTCTTTACATACAGAACTGCTGGCACCTCTACAGGAACTTACTGTACCGGAGCAGTTTGAGGCACTGCTAAAAACGGCTTTGGCAGAAGGTTTTCCTGTAGCCGCCTGGCGGCTGCCGGGAGAAATATACCCGAGTTTGCTGGTAGATCTTAGCGGTAACACCAGGCTCGTTGACCCGGATTTTGAACAGCTGCCGGCCGGTTTCCTGGCTGCTCCCTATCAAACAGATTTAACAGCTCCGGATGCAGCTGAGAACCTGCAGTGCCATTTTCTGGAGGCTGGACTGCTTTGGATCGGGGCGGATGAAAAGTTTGTGCTGGCAGAGCAGCTATCGGAGGAACAGAAACAAAATGCCGGACAGCTGCTGGAAAAAGCCCTGGATCATACAAAAGTGAACCATCCTTATCCGGCTGCTGAAGTAAGACTTACCGAAACCAGCAGGGAACACTATGTTAAACTGGTGCAGGATTCTGTTACTGCTATCCACAGGGGTGACTTTCAAAAAAATGTTTGTGCCCGTACCAAATTAGTATCCCTGCCCGATGGTTTTCGCCTGGAAAAGTTCTTTAGCTTGCTTTCCACCAGTTACCCCAATGCTTTTGTGTCTGTTGTGGCAGCACCACAGATTGGCACCTGGGTAGGGGCTACCCCGGAAGTACTTATTTCTGTTGATAAACATCAGCGTTTTAAAACGGTGGCCCTGGCAGGTACACAACCTAAGCAGCCGGGTATGAGCCCGGCCGATGCGGTATGGCGGCAGAAAGAAATTGAAGAGCAGGCTATGGTAAGCCGCTATATTATTAATTGTCTGAAAAAAATAAGGGTACGTGAGTTTGAAGAAATTGGCCCCCGTACCATTGTTGCAGCAAATCTTTTGCACCTGCGTACTGATTTTACGATAGACATGCAGGAAGTAAACTATCCGAACCTGCCCACCATTATGCTGCAGCTGCTGCACCCAACTTCTGCAGTCTGCGGACTGCCAAAAGAGCCTGCAGCCGCCTTTCTGGAGCAACATGAAGGGCTGGACAGAAGCTTTTTTGCCGGTTTTTTAGGACCGGTAAACCTGCAGCACGAAACACATCTTTTTGTAAACCTGCGCTGCATGCAGCTTTTAGAGCGGCATGCCCTGCTCTATGCAGGCGCTGGTATTACTGCCGATTCGGTGCCGGAGCGCGAGTGGCAGGAGACCGAACATAAATGTTTTACCCTGCTGGAGGTGCTGCATCAGGCCTGA
- a CDS encoding 2-succinyl-5-enolpyruvyl-6-hydroxy-3-cyclohexene-1-carboxylate synthase (COG1165 2-succinyl-6-hydroxy-2,4-cyclohexadiene-1-carboxylate synthase), whose translation MLQPIADIAEQCARLGIRHFVLSPGSRCAPLTLAVARHPQLQTRVVPDERAAAYIALGMAQALGQTIGLICTSGTAAYNYAPAVAEAFYQNIPLLVLTADRPPEWIDQQDGQTLRQQQLYGPHVKGSFQLPDTYEHPDLVWHLHRLINEAINLSQTGAKGPVHVNVPLREPFYPKAEDPWQYTQELKVVERLVVEPRLPQPVWEQLANEWQQFDKKVVVAGQGVWDEKLLTALEQTSRQQRIPVVADIISNLHGLRGRITHQDSFLSLPLQQQGSEGGLSLQPDLLITFGASVISKNLKLYLRKFKPKEHWHLQAYGPVADTFQTLSRIIPVEPQYFFTEINNRGIRAEEQLPAQKNYNRSWKAQEEAAEKAATTFFKEHEWGEFWAVRQCIQHLPQGTHLHLANSMSVRYANFVGLTQEQKEVRVWANRGTSGIDGCNSTALGGAVATGRLTVLITGDMAFLYDRNAFWHTFLPSNLRILVLNNAGGGIFRMIEGPRRQPELEEFFVTKQPFTARPSAQEAGFTYTRCESGKEFLQALPTFLADEGGAKVLEVLTDSAANTNIFNSYKAMMHQING comes from the coding sequence GTGCTGCAACCTATTGCCGATATAGCCGAACAATGTGCCAGATTAGGCATCAGGCATTTTGTGCTTTCTCCCGGATCGCGTTGTGCTCCGCTTACCCTGGCAGTAGCCCGGCACCCGCAACTACAAACCCGTGTGGTGCCCGATGAACGAGCCGCTGCCTACATTGCCCTGGGCATGGCACAGGCACTGGGGCAAACCATTGGCCTTATTTGTACCTCGGGTACGGCTGCCTATAATTATGCTCCTGCTGTGGCAGAAGCTTTTTATCAGAATATACCACTGCTGGTACTTACTGCCGATCGCCCGCCGGAGTGGATCGACCAGCAGGATGGACAGACCCTCCGCCAGCAGCAGCTCTACGGACCACATGTAAAAGGCAGTTTCCAGCTGCCGGATACCTATGAGCACCCGGACCTGGTCTGGCATCTGCACAGGCTCATCAACGAAGCCATTAACCTTTCCCAAACCGGGGCCAAAGGGCCTGTGCATGTAAACGTGCCGCTGCGGGAGCCATTTTACCCCAAAGCAGAAGATCCCTGGCAGTATACTCAGGAGCTGAAGGTTGTAGAGCGACTGGTGGTGGAGCCTCGTTTGCCCCAGCCTGTTTGGGAGCAGCTGGCAAACGAATGGCAGCAGTTTGACAAAAAAGTGGTTGTGGCGGGACAAGGCGTTTGGGATGAAAAGCTGCTGACAGCGCTGGAGCAAACCAGCAGGCAGCAGCGTATTCCGGTAGTTGCCGATATCATCAGCAACCTGCATGGACTAAGGGGGCGGATTACGCATCAGGATAGTTTCTTGAGCCTGCCGCTTCAGCAGCAGGGAAGCGAGGGTGGCTTGTCACTTCAGCCCGACCTGCTGATTACCTTTGGAGCCTCTGTGATCAGCAAGAACCTTAAATTATACCTGCGTAAGTTTAAACCAAAGGAGCACTGGCACCTGCAGGCCTATGGGCCAGTTGCAGATACTTTTCAAACACTTAGCAGAATTATTCCGGTTGAGCCCCAATATTTCTTTACAGAAATTAATAACAGGGGCATAAGAGCTGAAGAACAGTTGCCAGCCCAGAAAAATTACAACAGGAGCTGGAAAGCACAGGAGGAGGCAGCAGAAAAAGCTGCAACAACATTCTTCAAAGAACATGAGTGGGGAGAGTTTTGGGCGGTAAGGCAGTGCATTCAGCATCTGCCCCAGGGAACTCACCTGCACCTGGCCAACAGCATGTCGGTACGCTATGCTAATTTTGTAGGCCTAACACAGGAACAGAAAGAGGTACGGGTATGGGCAAACAGGGGCACGAGTGGCATTGATGGTTGCAACAGCACTGCACTGGGAGGAGCGGTAGCTACGGGCAGGCTTACTGTACTAATTACCGGAGATATGGCTTTTCTGTACGACCGGAATGCATTCTGGCATACTTTTCTGCCCTCGAACCTGCGCATTTTAGTGCTCAACAATGCAGGTGGTGGTATTTTCCGGATGATTGAAGGACCCCGCCGGCAACCAGAGCTGGAGGAGTTTTTTGTAACCAAACAACCTTTTACTGCCCGGCCATCGGCACAGGAAGCAGGCTTTACCTACACCCGTTGCGAGAGCGGTAAAGAATTTTTGCAGGCATTACCAACCTTTTTAGCCGATGAGGGTGGTGCAAAAGTGCTGGAAGTGCTAACAGACAGTGCTGCCAACACCAACATTTTTAACAGCTACAAGGCAATGATGCATCAGATAAATGGCTAA
- a CDS encoding naphthoate synthase (COG0447 Dihydroxynaphthoic acid synthase), translating to MSKANWVTVKEYEDITYKKANGVARIAFNRPNVRNAFRPKTVGELFEAFLDAREDTSIGVVLLSAEGPSTKDGVYSFCSGGDQNARGHQGYVDEAGMPRLNILEVQRLIRFMPKVVIAVVPGWAVGGGHSLHVVCDLTLASKEHAIFKQTDADVTSFDGGYGSAYLAKMVGQKRAREIFFLGRNYSAQDAYEMGMVNAVIPHEELEDTAYEWAQEILAKSPTSIKMLKFAFNLTDDGMVGQQVFAGEATRLAYMTEEAKEGRNAFLEKRKPDFKDIKWIP from the coding sequence ATGAGTAAGGCAAATTGGGTAACGGTAAAAGAATATGAGGATATCACCTATAAAAAAGCAAATGGTGTTGCCCGTATTGCTTTTAACCGGCCAAACGTGCGCAACGCATTTCGTCCTAAAACGGTAGGAGAGCTTTTTGAAGCTTTTCTGGATGCCCGAGAAGATACTTCCATAGGAGTGGTATTGCTGTCCGCCGAAGGTCCCTCTACAAAAGACGGGGTGTATTCATTCTGTAGCGGAGGCGATCAGAATGCCCGTGGGCACCAGGGTTATGTAGATGAGGCAGGCATGCCACGCCTGAATATTCTGGAGGTGCAGCGCCTGATCCGCTTTATGCCAAAAGTAGTAATTGCCGTGGTGCCAGGCTGGGCAGTAGGTGGTGGCCATAGCCTGCATGTGGTATGCGACCTTACCCTTGCCAGTAAAGAGCATGCTATTTTTAAGCAAACTGATGCCGATGTGACCAGCTTTGATGGTGGCTATGGCTCGGCCTACCTTGCTAAAATGGTGGGACAAAAGCGTGCACGGGAGATTTTTTTCCTGGGTAGGAACTACTCAGCGCAGGATGCCTACGAAATGGGTATGGTAAATGCAGTAATTCCGCACGAGGAACTGGAAGATACCGCCTATGAGTGGGCACAGGAAATTCTGGCAAAATCACCTACTTCTATTAAGATGCTGAAGTTTGCCTTTAACCTAACCGACGATGGTATGGTAGGGCAGCAGGTATTTGCCGGCGAAGCTACCCGCCTGGCCTATATGACTGAAGAAGCAAAGGAAGGCAGGAACGCATTTCTGGAGAAAAGAAAACCTGATTTTAAGGACATCAAATGGATTCCTTAA
- a CDS encoding O-succinylbenzoic acid--CoA ligase (COG0318 Acyl-CoA synthetases (AMP-forming)/AMP-acid ligases II): protein MAFTLLINHYKFSPAQLKQAKAIAAAEEHSGVAVEFIQQWLANQHEFLVHTSGSTGTPKPIVISRERMQASAGLTLQALEITPGTPALLCIHPQFIGGKMMLVRAMEGGLPIRIVAPGANPLKNLPMDEQPLFTALVPMQLEHILKNSASLFRLNRMKAAIIGGAAVSPALEEQAQMVTAPLYSTYGMTETVSHIALRQINGAGRKDYFTVLPGIQISTDKRGCLVINGPVVEEEVITNDRVEILSEASFRWLGRIDNIINTGGIKVQVEQLEALAVDCLAKEGYNRRVLAGGLPDEKLGHRVVLLVEGVALPDTINQSLLSCMKTALPKYWTPKEILFTEKFKESDNGKVKRSETWAGI from the coding sequence ATGGCGTTTACCCTACTGATCAATCATTACAAATTCTCTCCCGCGCAGTTAAAGCAGGCAAAAGCCATAGCAGCAGCGGAGGAGCACAGCGGTGTTGCAGTGGAATTTATACAGCAGTGGCTTGCTAATCAGCATGAGTTTTTAGTACACACCTCCGGCTCTACAGGTACTCCCAAGCCAATCGTCATAAGCCGAGAAAGAATGCAGGCCAGCGCAGGGCTAACTTTACAGGCACTGGAGATCACCCCCGGTACACCTGCGCTCCTGTGCATTCATCCGCAGTTTATTGGTGGTAAAATGATGCTGGTGCGTGCTATGGAGGGTGGTTTGCCAATCAGAATTGTTGCGCCCGGGGCTAATCCTTTAAAAAATCTGCCCATGGATGAGCAGCCGTTATTTACCGCGCTCGTGCCGATGCAGCTGGAACACATTCTGAAAAATAGTGCCAGTTTATTTAGATTGAACCGGATGAAGGCTGCCATTATAGGCGGTGCTGCAGTATCTCCGGCTTTAGAGGAGCAGGCGCAGATGGTAACCGCACCTCTTTACAGCACCTATGGCATGACAGAAACGGTTTCGCATATAGCGCTGCGCCAGATAAACGGTGCAGGCCGTAAGGATTATTTTACTGTATTGCCCGGAATTCAGATCAGTACCGATAAGCGGGGCTGCCTGGTAATAAATGGCCCGGTTGTTGAAGAAGAGGTTATCACCAACGACAGGGTTGAGATACTATCAGAGGCCAGTTTTCGCTGGCTGGGGCGCATTGATAACATCATCAATACTGGTGGGATTAAAGTACAGGTAGAACAGCTAGAGGCTCTGGCAGTTGATTGTTTAGCGAAAGAAGGCTACAACAGGCGCGTACTTGCTGGAGGCTTGCCAGATGAAAAACTGGGGCACAGGGTAGTACTGCTGGTTGAGGGAGTGGCGCTGCCTGATACCATAAACCAGTCTTTGTTAAGCTGCATGAAAACAGCGCTGCCAAAGTACTGGACTCCTAAAGAGATTTTATTTACTGAAAAATTCAAAGAAAGCGATAATGGAAAAGTCAAGAGAAGTGAAACCTGGGCAGGTATTTAA
- a CDS encoding hypothetical protein (COG4704 Uncharacterized protein conserved in bacteria), with product MEKSREVKPGQVFKMGLLMLAGVLLLTTAFTPQEHNETYSIIVKVEGTRNSKGVVRVALFNTEKGFPTDGQKAFKNISAPAKEGVVQLTVNNLPAGRYAISLLHDENENGVLDTNVVGYPKEGYGASNNNLPAFRAPNFNEAAFEVKAPRQELRISLRY from the coding sequence ATGGAAAAGTCAAGAGAAGTGAAACCTGGGCAGGTATTTAAAATGGGGCTGCTGATGCTGGCAGGTGTGTTACTGTTAACTACAGCATTTACCCCTCAGGAGCATAACGAAACCTACAGCATAATAGTGAAAGTAGAAGGAACCAGGAACAGCAAAGGCGTTGTCCGTGTGGCGCTGTTCAATACTGAAAAAGGCTTTCCAACTGATGGGCAAAAGGCCTTCAAAAATATTTCGGCACCAGCCAAAGAAGGGGTAGTTCAGCTTACGGTAAATAATCTGCCTGCAGGCCGCTATGCCATTTCACTGCTGCATGACGAAAATGAAAACGGGGTGCTTGATACCAACGTAGTAGGTTATCCGAAAGAAGGGTATGGGGCCTCAAATAATAATCTGCCTGCTTTCAGAGCGCCAAATTTCAATGAGGCAGCATTTGAGGTGAAGGCCCCCAGACAGGAATTAAGGATCAGTCTCCGTTACTAG